A window of the Fusarium poae strain DAOMC 252244 chromosome 3, whole genome shotgun sequence genome harbors these coding sequences:
- a CDS encoding hypothetical protein (TransMembrane:4 (i12-30o36-54i66-85o91-111i)~BUSCO:58490at5125), which translates to MNMEPSDIFRIVNLAVGVIVILGGIVSIFSFSLQPIILGAYMIVFGLVTGLLEFQIPPQVSRHASFMFSFIGRGVFYIFLGSLMVSDSVLSKIAGSIVGITGIAYVALEFVPSIEPPANMREAEDAGWGAEQV; encoded by the exons ATGAACATGGAGCCCTCCGACATCTT TCGCATTGTCAACTTGGCCGTTGgtgtcatcgtcatcctcggTGGTATCGTgtccatcttctctttcagCCT TCAGCCCATCATCCTGGGTGCTTACATGATCGTCTTTGGTCTTGTTACTGGCCTTCTTG AGTTCCAAATCCCCCCTCAAGTTTCTCGACATGCGTCGTTCATGTTCTCTTTCATCGGCCGTGGCGTCT TCTACATCTTCCTCGGCTCTCTGATGGTGAGCGACAGCGTTCTCAGCAAGATTGCTGGCAGCATCGTGGGTATCACCGGTATTGCCTACGTCGCTCTCGAGTTCGTTCCCTCCATCGAGCCCCCTGCCAACATGCGTGAGGCCGAAGACGCTGGCTGGGGTGCCGAGCAGGTCTAG
- a CDS encoding hypothetical protein (TransMembrane:5 (i7-26o38-58i70-92o112-135i224-244o)) encodes MSSTVSYLFAVYFVSILFAKLLHLYIHIHSIAVIDFIVYLPTFFLQDVFLVLLGRLLLRRERTIASFAGYLAGCILTLITFVAAASELGFHYRTGGEVEWSDAGDFANDEGLNVLVSESSSVVVSALIILIVSWFPQNYLYRTVGNVVTGLGKRIASVSRHIRTKIRPQPQNQHDPENAEPFLHRTNSGESLPSTGNASPNPTYEGEEKDSEEGSSPRRRMCAFVPPWIITTSIILFIGITTIVRPDQPYNHMASSLPLRLLDSVKPKFGLCASQNEWPLKQLTEQSKWTAPKGDFKGWAPSKVNNDYVKTYRDNPPKWLPSPIPSGFLKWDTERYKNKTDKKDGPSDTCPNTWQDRGFYNPVNDPMRITNLDQDIIAPIQEALHNSSIKIRHIALILMESMREELFPLQQGSDMHRIIMESHEEKLRDEINSRVSRLTPNFERITGKPGNYASSNGTAYTRPENLSWKDQDKPGFGGINVVGGLTTSSVSTKSLAAAHCGAWPMAVNMFEEAELESYQPCLPQVLELFNKVKANQTEKREWWGSKQWWGTSGSQQAKFHEYQWKPAFFQAVTDSYDRQDKFDAKIGFDFKVTKPKLDEEALSNPEMEEINYFGYPETDLKEHIRKYISDGLAENKRLFMSHFTSTTHHPWGVPKWFETEKYMGKEGGRHQDFDKYLNTIRFTDTWLGELMQMFEDAGIADETLVVFVGDHGQAFKEDFSKTGTYENRHISNFRVPISFRHPAIPRVQYEANVTSISILPTVLDLLVNSGSLNQEDSAIASDLANDYEGQSLIRPYQKTQDGRRAWNFGLINPGGGMLTVTSADAPWRLAVPLKKDLEYTFTDLSKDPLELDALDKWTIKSMIKAVKRQYGDEAANWVREADEVAHWWALERRRLWGYNPNEE; translated from the exons ATGTCTTCAACCGTCTCATATCTTTTTGCCGTCTATTTTGTATCAATACTATTTGCCAAGTTATTACATTTGTATATCCACATTCACTCAATTGCCGTCATTGACTTCATTGTCTACCTACCGACCTTTTTCCTTCAGGATGTCTTTTTAGTTCTCTTGGGCCGTTTGTTATTGCGTCGAGAGCGAACAATTGCTTCCTTTGCTGGTTATCTTGCTGGTTGCATTCTCAC TCTAATAACATTCGTTGCTGCTGCATCCGAACTCGGCTTCCACTACAGAACAGGCGGCGAAGTCGAATGGAGCGACGCTGGTGATTTTGCCAATGATGAAGGTCTCAATGTTCTTGTCAGCGAAAGTAGCAGTGTGGTGGTTTCTGCATTGATCATTCTCATTGTCTCGTGGTTCCCTCAGAACTACCTCTACCGAACCGTTGGCAACGTCGTAACTGGCCTCGGAAAACGCATTGCTTCGG TATCCAGGCATATCCGGACAAAGATTCGCCCCCAACCCCAAAATCAGCATGATCCTGAAAACGCCGAACCTTTCCTTCATCGCACCAACAGCGGAGAATCTCTGCCAAGTACTGGCAATGCATCGCCCAACCCGACCTACGAAGGAGAAGAGAAGGATTCGGAGGAAGGCTCGTCACCAAGGCGACGCATGTGTGCTTTTGTTCCGCCTTGGATCATCACGACTTCCATCATCCTCTTTATTGGCATAACCACCATCGTTCGCCCTGATCAACCTTACAACCACATGGCAAGCAGTTTGCCATTGCGATTACTCGATTCGGTCAAACCTAAATTTGGCCTCTGCGCTTCTCAAAATGAATGGCCTCTCAAGCAACTCACTGAACAGTCCAAGTGGACTGCCCCCAAGGGTGACTTCAAGGGCTGGGCGCCTAGCAAAGTCAACAACGACTATGTCAAGACCTACAGAGATAACCCTCCTAAATGGTTGCCTAGTCCCATTCCCAGTGGATTCCTTAAATGGGACACTGAACGatacaagaacaagactgaTAAGAAGGATGGTCCTAGCGATACATGCCCGAACACCTGGCAAGATCGGGGATTTTATAATCCTGTCAACGACCCAATGAGAATTACTAACCTCGACCAAGACATCATTGCTCCCATCCAAGAGGCACTACACAACAGCTCTATCAAGATTCGTCACATTGCTCTCATCCTCATGGAGAGTATGCGTGAAGAGCTCTTCCCACTTCAACAGGGCAGCGACATGCACCGTATCATCATGGAATCCCACGAAGAAAAGCTCAGAGATGAAATCAACAGTCGAGTGTCACGCTTGACGCCAAACTTTGAGAGAATTACCGGAAAGCCTGGCAACTATGCAAGCTCAAACGGTACTGCTTACACTCGACCCGAAAACCTATCGTGGAAGGACCAGGACAAACCTGGGTTTGGTGGTATCAACGTTGTCGGAGGTCTCACCACCAGCAGTGTCTCGACCAAGAGTCTCGCTGCAGCTCATTGCGGCGCGTGGCCCATGGCCGTCAACATGTTTGAAGAGGCCGAGCTCGAGAGCTATCAGCCCTGCCTTCCCCAGGTTCTCGAACTATTCAACAAGGTCAAAGCCAACCAGACAGAAAAGCGAGAGTGGTGGGGATCGAAACAATGGTGGGGAACAAGTGGAAGCCAGCAAGCCAAGTTTCACGAGTACCAATGGAAGCCCGCGTTTTTCCAGGCGGTTACAGATTCCTATGACCGACAGGACAAATTTGATGCTAAGATCGGATTCGACTTCAAGGTCACGAAACCAAAGCTCGATGAAGAGGCCCTCAGTAACCCCGAGATGGAAGAGATCAACTATTTTGGGTATCCCGAGACAGATCTGAAGGAGCATATCAGGAAGTACATCAGCGATGGATTGGCCGAGAACAAGCGTCTCTTCATGTCGCACTTTACGAGCACAACTCACCATCCTTGGGGCGTGCCTAAATGGTTCGAAACCGAGAAGTACATGGGCAAGGAGGGCGGCCGACACCAAGATTTTGACAAATATCTTAACACTATTCGCTTCACTGATACGTGGCTTGGCGAGCTGATGCAGATGTTTGAGGATGCTGGAATCGCAGACGAAACCCTCGTTGTATTTGTTGGCGACCACGGACAAGCTTTCAAGGAGGATTTCTCCAAGACGGGTACCTACGAAAACCGCCATATTAGCAACTTCCGAGTCCCTATTTCTTTCCGCCACCCTGCCATCCCTCGCGTCCAATACGAGGCCAACGTTACCTCCATCTCTATCCTCCCTACTGTTCTTGACCTCCTTGTCAACTCAGGATCGTTGAACCAGGAAGACTCCGCCATCGCATCCGACCTTGCCAATGATTACGAAGGTCAATCTCTTATCAGGCCATACCAAAAGACCCAAGACGGCCGCCGTGCTTGGAACTTTGGGCTTATCAACCCGGGTGGTGGCATGCTCACAGTCACATCAGCCGACGCACCATGGCGATTGGCAGTTCCTCTGAAGAAGGACCTCGAATACACATTTACAGATCTTAGCAAAGATCCGCTCGAGCTAGATGCTCTAGACAAGTGGACTATCAAGTCTATGATTAAGGCAGTAAAGCGGCAGTACGGCGACGAAGCCGCAAACTGGGTGCGAGAAGCTGACGAGGTTGCCCACTGGTGGGCTCTCGAGCGAAGACGACTCTGGGGATATAACCCCAACGAGGAATAG
- a CDS encoding hypothetical protein (BUSCO:3598at5125): MPHNDADHPVKRQKTVAPANASKSASDSSRIFAPFRTVGLVSPTSVPFTSIPLGKTTFQISTSVGRSIQTYDLRRGLNLVFITRPQTPADITATLAWKQQIFAAWGGSTKGEAQGVWIFQRGKKVNELVLPSDLNEPVQQIQVLGTWTIIAALTRIEIFKTATLEHYTTIHTTPANDRGNEITGGIVSMPTFLNKIFVGRKDGWVEIWNVSTAKLIYTILPPGPDCGSVTCLEPSPALSLLAIAYSEGTLIITNVLTDKISLRIEAGSSEAPVNSISFRTDGMGAGNDGRKDGVMATSTAATGDVTFWDLNGGGRVMGVLRSAHNPPSYEGPTVRGGISKIEFLPGQPVVLTSGRDNSLKSWIFDETPFSPVPRILHSRSGHAGPVNCLQFLPTDFEGADAGNKWLLSGGQDRSLWGWSLRRDGQSAELSQGNIRKKAKKIGILATNALSHGPTTTLEDLKAPEITCMASSLNRDGGIGAMPGSQPIWQKSQKKRAHNAEVSGMTGWESVVTAHKNDSYARTWFWGRKRAGRWAFPTGDDSNVSTVAISPCGTFALVGAESGGIDMYNLQSGNHRQRFPSKLTPAQARQLKMQQLRQADDVVQLHVESTRQFPMGTGRHTKRVTGLVVDSMNKTVVSCSLDGKIKFWDFLTGNLLEQIDWAPMTFPTGCRYHPASNLVAFSCDDLSIRVVDMETKRTIREFWGPQGAINDFCFSSDGRWIIAASQDCVIRVWDLPTSHLIDAIRLEKPCKAIAMSVTGEYLAATIENELGVTLWTNKALFKHVPTRQISEKEIGHVSAPTVSGENSHGILEGAFEEEQAEDEDTVVAPTIEQLSADLTTLSLVPKSRWQTLLHLDLIKERNKPKEAPKAPEKAPFFLPSITGKDNPMATKEQKADVENTSRVTKLEQARFEQALGSKLRVGAETGNYDEFIEHLKSLSPSSADLELRSLTIGDGDDIPNELLHFIRALTARLKTRRDYELTQAWMTVFLRLHFDLVMENQDLLEALSEWKTYQEKESNRLDGLVGYCSGVVNFLRSPRT, translated from the exons ATGCCTCATAATGATGCAGACCACCCGGTCAAGCGTCAGAAAACTGTCGCACCAGCCAATGCTTCAAAGTCCGCATCAGACTCTTCTCGAATTTTTGCGCCTTTCCGC ACTGTTGGTTTAGTATCTCCTACAAGTGTTCCTTTCACCTCGATTCCTCTCGGCAAGACCACTTTCCAGATTTCCACCTCTGTTGGCCGATCCATTCAGACTTACGATCTTCGTCGCGGACTGAACCTCGTTTTCATTACTCGCCCTCAGACCCCCGCCGATATCACCGCAACTCTCGCCTGGAAGCAACAGATTTTCGCAGCATGGGGAGGATCTACCAAGGGCGAAGCTCAAGGTGTCTGGATCTTCCAGAGAGGCAAGAAGGTTAATGAGCTTGTGCTGCCCTCCGACCTGAATGAACCTGTCCAGCAGATTCAGGTTTTGGGAACATGGACTATCATTGCTGCTCTGACCCGAATCGAAATTTTCAAGACAGCCACTCTGGAGCACTACACTACTATCCACACCACGCCTGCAAACGACCGCGGCAACGAAATCACAGGCGGTATCGTGTCTATGCCCACTTTCCTCAACAAGATTTTCGTGGGTCGCAAAGATGGCTGGGTCGAGATCTGGAACGTCAGCACTGCCAAGCTTATTTACACCATTCTGCCTCCTGGCCCCGATTGCGGTTCCGTAACATGCTTGGAGCCCAGTCCAGCTCTGTCTCTTCTGGCCATTGCCTATTCTGAGGGAACTCTCATCATCACAAATGTTCTTACTGACAAGATCTCGCTTcgcattgaggctggcagctCGGAAGCGCCAGTCAACTCGATCTCTTTCCGAACCGATGGTATGGGTGCTGGTAATGATGGACGCAAGGATGGTGTTATGGCTACATCAACAGCTGCTACTGGCGATGTCACGTTCTGGGATTTGAACGGCGGCGGCCGTGTTATGGGTGTTTTGCGAAGCGCCCACAACCCTCCCTCGTACGAAGGACCTACTGTTCGTGGTGGCATCAGCAAGATCGAGTTCCTTCCCGGTCAACCTGTAGTCCTGACCAGCGGTCGCGACAACTCCCTCAAATCCTGGATCTTTGACGAAACCCCTTTCTCGCCTGTGCCCCGAATTCTCCACTCCCGCAGTGGACATGCTGGCCCCGTCAACTGCCTTCAGTTCCTTCCTACCGACTTTGAGGGTGCTGATGCTGGTAACAAGTGGCTGCTTAGTGGTGGACAAGACCGAAGTCTTTGGGGATGGAGTTTGCGCCGTGATGGTCAGAGTGCAGAGTTGAGTCAGGGCAATATTCGCAAGAAGGCTAAGAAGATTGGTATTCTGGCCACCAACGCCCTGTCGCATGGACCAACAACGACTTTGGAGGACCTCAAGGCACCTGAGATCACATGCATGGCTTCTTCACTGAACCGAGATGGTGGCATTGGTGCCATGCCCGGTTCCCAGCCCATATGGCAAAAGTcacagaagaagagggcTCATAATGCAGAGGTCAGTGGTATGACCGGTTGGGAGAGTGTGGTGACTGCTCACAAGAACGATTCCTATGCCAGGACATGGTTCTGGGGCCGTAAGAGAGCAGGTCGATGGGCTTTCCCTACTGGAGACGACTCCAACGTCTCGACTGTTGCTATCAGCCCTTGTGGTACCTTTGCTCTAGTTGGTGCAGAGTCTGGTGGCATCGATATGTACAACCTTCAGTCTGGAAACCATCGTCAACGATTCCCTTCAAAACTCACCCCAGCTCAAGCTCGTCAGCTCAAGATGCAACAGTTACGACAGGCAGACGATGTTGTTCAATTACACGTCGAGTCTACCCGCCAGTTCCCCATGGGCACCGGAAGGCATACCAAGCGAGTCACCGGTCTCGTTGTTGATTCGATGAACAAGACAGTGGTGTCCTGCTCTTTGGATGGCAAGATCAAGTTCTGGGATTTCTTGACAGGTAACTTGCTGGAGCAGATCGACTGGGCACCCATGACTTTCCCCACAGGATGCAGATACCACCCCGCTAGCAACCTCGTTGCCTTTTCATGTGATGATCTGTCGATTCGCGTGGTGGACATGGAGACCAAGAGAACTATTCGTGAGTTCTGGGGTCCCCAGGGTGCTATCAACGACTTTTGCTTCTCTAGCGACGGACGGTGGATCATCGCGGCCTCTCAAGATTGTGTCATTCGTGTCTGGGACCTTCCTACGAGTCACCTGATCGATGCCATCCGACTCGAGAAGCCTTGCAAGGCGATTGCAATGTCCGTCACTGGTGAGTATCTGGCTGCGACAATTGAGAACGAGTTGGGCGTAACACTCTGGACCAACAAGGCCCTGTTCAAGCATGTTCCCACGCGCCAAATCTCTGAAAAGGAGATCGGACACGTCTCCGCTCCCACGGTCTCTGGCGAGAACAGCCATGGTATACTGGAGGGTGCATTTGAAGAAGAGCAggctgaggatgaggataCTGTGGTGGCACCTACTATCGAGCAGCTCAGCGCTGATCTTACAACCTTGTCTCTGGTTCCCAAGAGCCGCTGGCAAACACTGCTACACCTGGATCTTATCAAAGAACGAAACAAGCCCAAGGAAGCTCCCAAAGCTCCTGAAAAGGCTCCTTTCTTCCTACCTTCCATAACGGGTAAGGATAACCCTATGGCGACCAAGGAACAGAAGGCGGATGTCGAAAACACGTCTCGTGTAACGAAACTTGAGCAAGCTCGTTTCGAGCAGGCACTTGGTTCCAAGCTTCGTGTTGGAGCAGAGACCGGAAACT ACGATGAATTTATCGAGCACCTCAAGTCTCTCTCCCCTTCAAGCGCAGACCTAGAGCTTCGCTCGCTCACTATTGGCGATGGCGATGATATCCCCAACGAGCTGCTGCATTTCATTCGTGCCTTGACAGCCCGTCTCAAAACACGCCGAGACTATGAGCTGACCCAGGCCTGGATGACTGTGTTCCTTCGGCTTCACTTTGATCTGGTAATGGAGAACCAGGATCTGCTTGAGGCATTGAGCGAGTGGAAGACGTATCAAGAGAAGGAGTCCAACCGATTAGACGGTCTGGTTGGATATTGCAGTGGTGTAGTTAACTTTTTGAGGAGTCCAAGAACGTGA
- a CDS encoding hypothetical protein (BUSCO:1612at5125) — protein sequence MSNSLDTDLVSTASSDQCPEKAPAQTQAQAQVQGQGKAGPGPLTSRPSTSASGEPSAADFSTSPRRSNPHSLPPTSALAFGYVPAEHHQIQAKPPRQARALSYSSASLLANSSAAAATRKSRGAEPVTRESYARRSSFTTAPNLTSAASSLPIKNPRALTSTRRESMSSDIAAEDQVLTDLQLSDEPHHQRTRLPSAIESSHTVPSEIPTATNNRYSSSSDLQSRRLSGTSIYSLASARGVLSGSSSAQGSELGTPPRSVPGFLSTSKSTGIVQSEAEVSNVTVTTSSLQAGQSVAGNPNQHNLTARDHNSQPLDFTKKAIRHDNMQNSTSGLRNQGPDRSRSRAKRRFSGSTATSSHSPSSDRAPQHREREEVKPSRYGVIGVCALDIKARSKPSRNILNRLIANREFDVVVFGDKVILDEEVENWPICDYLISFYSDGFPLDKAIAYVKARKPFCVNDVPMQQILWDRRLCLHLLDKINVRTPKRVEVTRDGGPAYLTPEMSKHIKEISGVSLDPIDPQQVPLSQKVELIDDGNTISVDGQTLRKPFVEKPTSGEDHNIIIYFPSEDGGGARKLFRKIGNKSSDYIQDLNVPRAITEPDSSYIYESFMQVDNAEDVKAYTVGPSYCHAETRKSPVVDGVVRRNTHGKELRYVTALGTEEKEMASKISTAFGQRVCGFDMLRASGKSYVIDVNGWSFVKDNDDYYDHCSSILKDLFIKEKLRRGGFTPPMPSPAPSESGTDPFTRASNAFKDREQQSQSGTNGVRTSIASIPATDSQPDDTSRRATSGTVTPLMPTETGLPSKTQSSSATPVIPTTPTDVNLPDILSAPAAPQSTIADPPAEDAPAVSEPPLPTHSWKLKGMVSVIRHADRTPKQKYKFTFHSEPFIALLKGHQEEVLLIGEAALGSVIQAVDLAYEQGIEDRAKLRSLRNVLVKKGSWPGTKIQIKPMFRKKKTEPSAISEELVAMTEKENNKPDEGGDSSKEDKPPGAPKRQDSLSGVTMSKFTAAEERLVLDKLQLIVKWGGEPTHSARYQAQELGENMRNDLMLLNRDILDEVHVFSSSERRVTTSAQIWATSFLGKKDIAEDFITIRKDLLDDSNAAKDEMDKVKKKLKGLLRKGNERPAQFTWPESMPEPSEVQTRVVQLMNFHRRVMDHNYKKLCSGAVTSLNAISNPSTEKLSGDNSSSSIASSMSQANTINQIQSRWCCGEDAELFRERWEKLFQEFCDGDKVDPSKISELYDTMKFDALHNRQFLEWVYTPPNHMLDEYTAAGAKEGKPKESEDGKSIDEKTDKSHQNSPEGSDKVDAGSRSASVKKLFRRRSFLNNLRHFNEEAPPEQYFRLYKGTKQTASQTDAHNEPLQELYRLAKVLFDFICPQEYGISDSEKLEIGLLTSLPLLKEIVQDLEEMQASDDAKSFFYFTKESHIYTLLNCIIEGGVETKIKRSTIPELDYLSQICFELYEAEMKTAGDGSSPHNAPTFTYSIRITISPGCHVFDPLHVQLDSRHCIGCAPRRSLTPHADWLQVIKTLRAKFNQVKLPKTFLAVNLSDAFTFEDLERQGSDSDVLEMKAAPSRGLTDQPKTPGQEGSEDLATGAGEVMIS from the exons ATGAGCAACTCACTGGACACAGATCTTGTTAGCACTGCCAGTTCCGATCAATGCCCAGAAAAAGCACCAGCACAAacacaggcacaggcacaggtGCAAGGTCAAGGAAAAGCTGGACCCGGACCTTTGACTAGCCGCCCCTCTACCTCCGCCTCCGGCGAACCTTCCGCCGCCGACTTTTCCACCTCACCTCGCCGCTCCAATCCACActctcttcctcccacaTCGGCCCTCGCTTTTGGTTACGTACCTGCCGAGCACCATCAAATACAGGCCAAACCGCCTCGCCAAGCTCGTGCTCTCTCTTACTCATCAGCTTCGCTTCTCGCCAATtcttctgctgctgctgccactAGGAAGAGTCGCGGTGCCGAGCCCGTTACCAGAGAATCATACGCACGCCGGTCTAGTTTCACGACAGCCCCAAACTTAACATCGGCTGCCTCGTCCTTGCCAATCAAGAATCCCCGGGCTCTTACAAGTACTCGCCGCGAGTCCATGTCCTCAGATATCGCCGCCGAAGATCAGGTGTTGACCGATTTGCAACTTTCAGACGAACCCCACCACCAGCGAACCCGCTTACCGTCTGCCATCGAGAGTTCTCACACCGTCCCGTCCGAAATTCCTACCGCCACAAATAATCGctattcttcttcctcagaccttcaatctcgaaggctTTCGGGGACATCCATCTATTCTCTTGCATCCGCCCGCGGCGTCCTCAGTGGTTCATCGTCAGCTCAAGGATCAGAGTTAGGAACCCCACCACGATCTGTGCCTGGATTTCTGTCGACGAGCAAAAGTACAGGGATAGTCCAGTCTGAAGCCGAAGTTTCCAACGTTACTGTTACTACCTCAagccttcaagcaggccaATCGGTCGCGGGAAACCCCAATCAGCACAACCTAACTGCCCGAGATCACAATTCGCAGCCACTTGACTTTACGAAAAAAGCCATCCGTCACGACAACATGCAGAACTCTACATCCGGCCTGCGCAATCAGGGGCCTGACCGATCTCGCAGTCGAGCCAAAAGACGCTTCAGCGGAAGTACAGCGACCAGCAGCCATAGCCCGAGTAGTGATCGGGCTCCCCAGCACCGGGAGAGAGAAGAGG TGAAACCATCACGATATGGCGTAATTGGTGTGTGCGCTCTCGATATCAAGGCCAGAAGTAAACCCAGCCGAAACATTCTGAACCGACTTATCGCCAATCGAGAATTCGATGTGGTCGTCTTTGGTGACAAGGTTATCCTCGATGAAG AGGTTGAGAATTGGCCTATATG TGATTATCTTATTTCCTTCTACTCAGATGGATTCCCATTAGACAAGGCGATTGCGTACGTCAAGGCACGAAAGCCTTTCTGCGTAAACGATGTCCCAATGCAGCAAATTCTGTGGGACCGTCGCCTGTGCCTTCACTTACTCGACAAGATCAATGTCCGAACACCAAAGCGTGTTGAGGTCACTCGTGATGGTGGTCCTGCATATCTTACACCAGAGATGTCCAAGCACATCAAGGAGATTTCTGGAGTTTCTCTCGATCCTATCGACCCTCAACAAGTACCACTTTCCCAGAAGGTGGAATTGATCGATGATGGCAACACAATCAGTGTCGATGGCCAAACGTTGAGAAAGCCTTTTGTTGAGAAACCAACCAGCGGAGAAGACCACAATATCATCATTTACTTCCCAAGCGaggatggtggtggtgctcGAAAGCTCTTCCGAAAGATCGGAAACAAGAGTTCCGACTACATCCAAGACCTCAACGTGCCTAGAGCTATTACGGAGCCTGACAGCAGCTACATCTACGAAAGCTTTATGCAAGTTGACAACGCTGAAGATGTCAAGGCCTACACCGTTGGTCCAAGCTACTGTCACGCAGAGACTCGAAAGAGTCCGGTCGTAGACGGCGTGGTGCGAAGAAACACTCATGGTAAAGAGTTGCGATATGTTACAGCTCTTGGTACCGAAGAGAAGGAAATGGCCAGCAAGATCTCTACAGCATTTGGGCAGAGAGTCTGTGGTTTCGACATGCTGCGAGCGTCAGGAAAAAGTTATGTCATTGATGTCAATGGCTGGAGTTTTGTCAAAGATAACGATGACTACTACGACCACTGTTCCAGCATCCTCAAGGATCTTTTTATCAAGGAGAAATTGCGTCGCGGCGGGTTCACCCCCCCTATGCCCTCGCCTGCGCCGTCAGAATCGGGAACCGACCCGTTCACTCGAGCATCCAATGCGTTCAAGGACCGAGAGCAACAAAGCCAATCTGGAACTAATGGTGTCAGGACAAGCATAGCATCAATCCCGGCCACGGATTCGCAACCCGACGATACATCGCGCCGTGCAACAAGCGGCACGGTAACTCCCTTGATGCCTACAGAAACCGGACTACCTTCGAAAACACAGAGTTCTTCTGCAACACCAGTGATCCCAACTACCCCTACCGATGTGAACTTGCCAGACATTTTGTCCGCCCCCGCAGCACCGCAGAGCACTATCGCGGACCCCCCAGCAGAAGACGCACCTGCTGTGTCTGAGCCTCCGCTGCCGACCCACTCCTGGAAGCTGAAGGGCATGGTCTCAGTGATTAGACACGCAGATCGCACACCTAAGCAGAAGTACAAGTTCACTTTCCACTCAGAACCCTTTATTGCACTTCTGAAGGGCCACCAggaagaagttttgttgatcgGAGAAGCAGCTCTTGGCAGTGTCATTCAGGCAGTTGACTTGGCCTATGAACAAGGAATTGAGGATCGTGCTAAGCTTAGATCTCTCCGCAATGTCCTTGTCAAGAAGGGAAGCTGGCCGGGCACTAAAATCCAGATCAAGCCAATGttcaggaagaagaagacagaACCGTCGGCCATTAGTGAGGAACTCGTCGCCATGACTGAGAAGGAGAATAACAAACCCGATGAGGGGGGTGACTCATCAAAAGAGGACAAGCCCCCTGGAGCACCAAAACGACAAGACTCTCTTTCTGGTGTCACAATGTCCAAGTTCACGGCTGCCGAGGAGAGGTTGGTCCTCGACAAACTACAGCTCATCGTCAAATGGGGAGGCGAGCCAACACACTCGGCCCGGTATCAGGCCCAAGAACTCGGCGAAAACATGCGCAACGATCTCATGCTCCTGAATAGGGACATTTTGGACGAGGTTCATGTTTTTAGCAGTTCTGAGAGGCGTGTAACAACCAGTGCACAGATCTGGGCCACTTCGTTCCTGGGCAAGAAAGACATTGCAGAAGACTTCATCACAATTCGCAAGGATCTGTTGGACGACTCCAATGCTGCCAAGGATGAAATGGACaaggtgaagaagaagctcaagggtCTTCTCCGCAAGGGCAACGAGCGTCCCGCGCAATTCACCTGGCCGGAAAGCATGCCTGAACCTTCAGAGGTACAGACGAGAGTTGTGCAGCTGATGAACTTCCACCGGCGTGTGATGGATCACAACTACAAGAAGCTATGCAGCGGTGCCGTCACGTCGCTAAATGCTATCTCAAACCCCAGTACTGAGAAGTTGTCTGGTGATAACTCGAGCTCATCCATCGCATCATCAATGTCACAGGCAAACACCATCAACCAAATCCAGTCACGATGGTGCTGCGGCGAAGACGCTGAATTGTTCCGAGAGCGATGGGAGAAATTGTTCCAGGAATTCTGTGATGGTGATAAGGTTGACCCGAGCAAAATATCGGAACTTTACGACACCATGAAATTTGATGCGTTGCACAACCGCCAGTTTCTGGAGTGGGTGTACACGCCACCCAACCACATGTTGGATGAGTACACAGCTGCCGGCGCCAAAGAAGGCAAGCCAAAGGAGTCTGAAGATGGCAAGTCCATTGATGAGAAAACTGACAAGAGTCATCAAAACTCGCCCGAAGGTTCAGACAAGGTGGACGCTGGGAGCCGATCGGCCTCGGTCAAGAAGTTGTTTAGAAGACGATCGTTCCTTAACAATCTACGACACTTTAACGAGGAGGCACCGCCAGAACAGTACTTCCGCCTCTACAAGGGAACGAAGCAGACTGCGTCCCAGACAGATGCCCATAATGAGCCTCTGCAAGAGCTGTACCGTCTTGCCAAGGTCTTGTTCGACTTTATCTGTCCTCAGGAATACGGTATCTCGGATAGTGAGAAACTTGAGATTGGCTTACTCACATCTTTGCCTCTCCTCAAGGAAATTGTGCAGGACCTGGAGGAGATGCAGGCTTCAGACGATGCCAAGTCCTTTTTCTACTTTACCAAGGAGTCACACATCTATACATTGCTGAACTGCATCATCGAGGGAGGTGTTGAGACCAAGATTAAGCGCAGCACTATTCCCGAGCTCGACTATCTTTCTCAGATATGCTTTGAGCTTTACGAAGCTGAGATGAAAACGGCAGGCGATGGTTCGTCGCCCCATAACGCCCCCACGTTTACATACAGCATTCGTATCACCATCAGCCCTGGATGCCACGTCTTTGATCCCTTGCATGTTCAACTCGACAGCCGACACTGCATCGGATGTGCCCCCCGACGCAGTCTGACGCCACATGCGGATTGGTTGCAGGTTATCAAGACACTTCGAGCCAAATTCAACCA GGTCAAATTACCAAAAACGTTCCTCGCAGTCAACCTGTCCGATGCCTTCACATTTGAGGACCTCGAGCGGCAAGGGAGCGACAGCGATGTGTTAGAGATGAAAGCTGCGCCGTCGAGAGGCTTAACCGACCAGCCCAAGACCCCCGGGCAAGAGGGCTCGGAGGATCTTGCAACTGGTGCCGGCGAAGTGATGATCTCCTAG